A stretch of the Panicum virgatum strain AP13 chromosome 9N, P.virgatum_v5, whole genome shotgun sequence genome encodes the following:
- the LOC120692573 gene encoding uncharacterized protein LOC120692573 isoform X1, protein MLPSLQPPLHVHMGIYTVRDGHLPFLQNSDVNTTKGNRWGLHRTQVSGEEGSAMAGASGSSRLPPRETTKAFQTDSHLPSSSKSGNASLDRIPSLKFPFLWEPKKTHRISRGADQRVALITLGATSIIPEKKLGRFLLEEVKSTDLLLPLAYEITRTMILRQFGAAQLALERQCWSKIVETVIHQAIISCQSFTLIGVAGSLVGSVPLFAEGCVGVMKSFFMQFHAMSGTVDRGEIIKPLIEAIYMFLLGTALLKFGMGMYTMFYGSQSIHTPAGHVNTPHLGAFNLKKLKDGARIRSITQAKTRIGHAILLLLQVGVLEKFMSVPLVTGLDMACFAGAVLASSAGVFLLSKLSMGQQRLKQSCA, encoded by the exons ATGTTACCATCCCTCCAACCCCCTTTACACGTGCATATGGGTATTTATACAGTCAGAGATGGACACCTTCCTTTCCTGCAAAATTCAGACGTAAACACCACAAAAGGCAACAGGTGGGGTCTTCATAGAACACAAGTTTCAGGAGAAGAAGGTTCAGCAATGGCAGGAgcaagcggcagcagcaggctgCCGCCCAGGGAAACCACCAAGGCTTTCCAAACGGACAGCCACCTTCCATCATCTTCAAAGTCTGGTAACGCCAGCCTGGATCGTATCCCCTCTCTCAAGTTCCCGTTCCTATGGGAGCCAAAGAAAACGCACAGGATTAGCCGCGGCGCAGATCAAAGGGTTGCCTTGATCACCCTGGGAGCTACCAGCATCATACCCGAGAAGAAGCTGGGGCGTTTCCTATTGGAGGAAGTGAAGAGCACTGACCTTCTGTTACCTCTGGCATATGAGATCACAAGGACCATGATCCTGAGGCAGTTTGGAGCGGCACAGTTGGCACTGGAGAGGCAGTGCTGGTCCAAGATCGTTGAGACAGTAATCCACCAG GCCATCATCAGTTGCCAATCCTTCACACTGATTGGTGTGGCCGGATCCCTTGTTGGGTCAGTCCCGTTGTTCGCTGAG GGTTGTGTTGGTGTGATGAAGTCGTTCTTCATGCAATTCCATGCCATGTCCGGCACAGTAGATCGGGGTGAAATCATAAAGCCGCTTATTGAAGCAATAT ACATGTTTCTGCTTGGCACCGCTCTTCTCAAGTTTGGCATGGGGATGTACACCATGTTTTATGGTTCTCAGAGCATTCATACACCAGCTGGGCATGTCAACACGCCCCATTTAGGTGCATTCAACCTAAAG AAGCTGAAAGATGGGGCTAGGATCAGGTCCATCACCCAGGCAAAGACGAGGATCGGCCACGCAATACTCCTGCTGCTGCAGGTAGGCGTTCTCGAGAAGTTCATGAGCGTGCCTCTGGTCACTGGACTTGACATGGCCTGCTTCGCTGGAGCAGTGCTTGCATCCTCAGCCGGCGTCTTCCTCCTGTCAAAGCTCAGTATGGGTCAGCAACGATTGAAGCAAAGCTGTGCTTGA
- the LOC120692573 gene encoding uncharacterized protein LOC120692573 isoform X2 translates to MAGASGSSRLPPRETTKAFQTDSHLPSSSKSGNASLDRIPSLKFPFLWEPKKTHRISRGADQRVALITLGATSIIPEKKLGRFLLEEVKSTDLLLPLAYEITRTMILRQFGAAQLALERQCWSKIVETVIHQAIISCQSFTLIGVAGSLVGSVPLFAEGCVGVMKSFFMQFHAMSGTVDRGEIIKPLIEAIYMFLLGTALLKFGMGMYTMFYGSQSIHTPAGHVNTPHLGAFNLKKLKDGARIRSITQAKTRIGHAILLLLQCLHPQPASSSCQSSVWVSND, encoded by the exons ATGGCAGGAgcaagcggcagcagcaggctgCCGCCCAGGGAAACCACCAAGGCTTTCCAAACGGACAGCCACCTTCCATCATCTTCAAAGTCTGGTAACGCCAGCCTGGATCGTATCCCCTCTCTCAAGTTCCCGTTCCTATGGGAGCCAAAGAAAACGCACAGGATTAGCCGCGGCGCAGATCAAAGGGTTGCCTTGATCACCCTGGGAGCTACCAGCATCATACCCGAGAAGAAGCTGGGGCGTTTCCTATTGGAGGAAGTGAAGAGCACTGACCTTCTGTTACCTCTGGCATATGAGATCACAAGGACCATGATCCTGAGGCAGTTTGGAGCGGCACAGTTGGCACTGGAGAGGCAGTGCTGGTCCAAGATCGTTGAGACAGTAATCCACCAG GCCATCATCAGTTGCCAATCCTTCACACTGATTGGTGTGGCCGGATCCCTTGTTGGGTCAGTCCCGTTGTTCGCTGAG GGTTGTGTTGGTGTGATGAAGTCGTTCTTCATGCAATTCCATGCCATGTCCGGCACAGTAGATCGGGGTGAAATCATAAAGCCGCTTATTGAAGCAATAT ACATGTTTCTGCTTGGCACCGCTCTTCTCAAGTTTGGCATGGGGATGTACACCATGTTTTATGGTTCTCAGAGCATTCATACACCAGCTGGGCATGTCAACACGCCCCATTTAGGTGCATTCAACCTAAAG AAGCTGAAAGATGGGGCTAGGATCAGGTCCATCACCCAGGCAAAGACGAGGATCGGCCACGCAATACTCCTGCTGCTGCAG TGCTTGCATCCTCAGCCGGCGTCTTCCTCCTGTCAAAGCTCAGTATGGGTCAGCAACGATTGA